In Saccharomycodes ludwigii strain NBRC 1722 chromosome III, whole genome shotgun sequence, one DNA window encodes the following:
- a CDS encoding conserved putative sugar isomerase, with translation MINTPNINIRENAIKQFFELITAHHASLGDLISRYYIQNCKNDNVSKLSHILSILNNTQGKIVLVGCGKTFKICNKVSSMLNSLNIQSITLHPSEAMHGDLGSIKFGTDLLIFVSSSGETIEIIQLMDFCNNTLQITNDLIIITNNCESTMAMHSLLDCVDSNRAVLEIPQLIEESNIQHGLKAPTISTTLLLIVLDCLVYSLSYLKYNGDIDYRNSVFNKFHPGGGIGLKNSAVDLSLFASSSVASDGNAILGVDRDDLATEYFTINSNITELLFLQSVVKYDWCKYNDKTYPSVTLQRAYKQYSSHNDGPTMIFDVSKLFEQFISQ, from the coding sequence ATGATTAACACACCTAATATTAACATAAGAGAAAATGcaattaaacaattttttgaattgaTAACAGCTCATCATGCTTCACTTGGCGATTTAATTAGTAGATATTATATTCAAAACTgcaaaaatgataatgttTCAAAGCTTAGTCACATTTTATCAATACTGAATAACACACAAGGCAAGATAGTTTTGGTCGGATGCGGCAAAACATTCAAAATATGTAATAAAGTTAGCAGTATGTTAAATTCGCTAAATATACAAAGTATAACCTTACATCCGTCCGAAGCAATGCATGGAGACTTAGGATCTATAAAATTTGGTACAgatttattgatatttgtAAGCAGTAGTGGAGAAACCATTGAGATTATTCAATTGATGGATTTTTGTAACAATACATTACAAATTACAAATGACTTGATCATAATTACAAATAATTGCGAGAGTACTATGGCCATGCATTCATTATTAGATTGTGTTGATTCAAATAGAGCTGTTTTGGAAATACCACAATTGATTGAAGAAAGTAACATACAACATGGGTTAAAGGCACCTACCATATCCACCACGTTATTGCTAATTGTGCTAGATTGTCTAGTGTATTCTTTAAGCTACCTTAAATACAATGGAGATATTGATTATAGAAATtctgtttttaataaatttcatCCGGGTGGCGGTATAGGATTGAAAAATTCCGCTGTAGACCTATCATTATTTGCTAGTAGCAGTGTTGCAAGTGATGGAAATGCCATTTTAGGTGTTGATAGGGATGATTTAGCAACAGAATATTTTACtataaatagtaatattacGGAACTATTATTCTTACAAAGTGTTGTAAAGTATGATTGGTGTAAATATAATGACAAAACATATCCAAGTGTAACACTACAAAGGGCTTATAAACAATACAGTAGTCATAATGATGGCCCTACTATGATATTTGATGTATCAAAATTATTCGAACAATTTATTAGccagtaa
- a CDS encoding SKN1/KRE6 family beta-glucan synthesis-associated protein (similar to Saccharomyces cerevisiae YGR143W | SKN1 | Suppressor of Kre Null (paralog of YPR159W | KRE6)): MSENNNNKRFLTGDVNRQDTDHYDEDRSYYSENNSSGSNNETNPPQNPFLDTQAYSSSENNSKDSLIRKMKNDFPAINNGEKNNTESSADGVADYKGYYSSKIKANNKNSNAYTRTNNNLLPPSYSSNNIKQSTSYNSLISVENVSSPAAFDRYPMVGSRVASMAGPSHHHHHNNRLHDASSNNSSSSFSSSSQAFLNEQDFSPFGGYPASSFPLLMEEKEDDDYLHNPDPEEEARLDRQRFYLDFKHMDRRSFGGLIGILALFFGGCVIFIILPVLTFTGAEDHGKYTEVINILTLYDYPQLSAIRTSLVDPDTPSDAMAHKAKDGSYWKLAFSDEFNALGRTFYDGDDQFWTAPDLNYKATNDLEWYSPDAATTFNGTLQLRMDAYKSHNLYYRSGMLQSWNKLCFTQGYIEVSANLPNYGRVTGLWPGLWTMGNLGRPGYLASTEGLWPYSYDSCDAGITPNQSSPDGISYLPGQRLSICTCDGEDHPNQGVGRGAPELDILEGEVSTATKGGVGLASQSMQTAPFDIWYMPDYDYIEIYNQSTTVINTYAGGPFQQAVSAVTTLNDSWYEYGPDAGYFQRFGFEYLNDDEDGYVRWFVGETPTYTTYAKALHPNGNIGWRRITKEPMSIILNLGISNNWAYIDWQSIYFPVTLSIDYVRIYQPNDSISITCDPEDYPTYDYIQDHLSVYTDVNLTSWEGAGYTFPKNILTGNCNSSKFSLS; encoded by the coding sequence ATGTCcgaaaacaacaataacaaacGGTTTTTAACCGGTGATGTTAATCGTCAGGATACGGATCATTACGATGAAGACCGTTCTTACTATTCTGAAAATAATTCTTCGGGAAGCAATAATGAAACAAATCCCCCACAAAATCCATTTTTAGATACACAGGCTTACAGTTCATCggaaaataatagcaaGGATTCGTTAATCCGCAAAATGAAGAACGATTTTCCAGCAATTAATAAtggggaaaaaaataacacagAGTCCTCTGCGGATGGTGTTGCTGACTACAAAGGATATTATTCTTCCAAGATAAAAgctaacaacaaaaatagtaaCGCGTATACTCGtaccaacaacaatttattGCCACCAAGTTAtagcagtaataatattaagcAAAGTACCTCTTATAACAGTTTAATTTCAGTTGAAAATGTTTCATCACCAGCTGCGTTTGATAGATATCCAATGGTTGGATCAAGAGTTGCATCCATGGCTGGCCCAagtcatcatcatcaccatAATAACCGTTTACATGACGCCAgttcaaataattcaaGTAGCAGTTTTTCATCATCGTCACAAGCCTTCTTGAATGAGCAAGATTTTTCACCATTTGGTGGATATCCAGCTAGTAGTTTCCCACTTTTAATggaagaaaaggaagatGACGATTATTTACACAACCCTGATCCGGAAGAGGAAGCCAGACTAGATAGACAAAGATTCTATTTGGATTTTAAACATATGGATAGAAGATCCTTTGGTGGTTTAATCGGTATTTTAGCTCTATTTTTTGGTGGTTGtgtcatttttatcattttacCAGTTTTAACATTCACAGGTGCCGAAGATCATGGTAAATACACCGaggttattaatattttaacattGTACGACTACCCACAATTAAGTGCTATTAGAACTTCACTAGTGGACCCTGATACTCCCAGTGATGCTATGGCACATAAAGCTAAAGATGGTTCGTATTGGAAGTTGGCATTTAGTGACGAATTTAATGCCTTAGGCAGAACTTTTTACGATGGTGATGATCAATTTTGGACAGCACCTGACCTTAATTATAAGGCTACCAATGATTTAGAATGGTACAGTCCAGATGCTGCTACAACATTTAATGGTACACTACAGCTAAGAATGGATGCCTATAAATCAcataatttatattatagaAGTGGGATGTTACAGAGTTGGAATAAACTTTGTTTTACTCAGGGATACATTGAAGTTTCTGCCAATTTACCTAATTATGGTAGAGTTACTGGGCTATGGCCTGGGTTATGGACAATGGGAAATTTAGGTAGACCAGGTTATTTAGCTTCGACTGAAGGTTTGTGGCCATATAGTTATGATTCATGTGATGCCGGTATTACGCCAAACCAATCCTCACCTGATGGCATTTCATATCTACCGGGACAAAGATTAAGTATATGTACATGTGATGGTGAAGATCATCCAAACCAAGGGGTTGGCAGAGGAGCACCCGAACTAGATATTTTGGAAGGAGAAGTTAGTACGGCGACCAAAGGTGGTGTTGGTTTGGCATCTCAATCAATGCAAACCGCTCCATTTGACATTTGGTATATGCCAGATTATGACTACATCGAAATTTATAATCAGTCAACCACTGTAATCAATACATATGCAGGTGGCCCATTCCAACAAGCTGTTTCAGCGGTTACTACATTGAATGATTCATGGTATGAATATGGACCAGATGCTGGGTATTTCCAGAGATTTGGctttgaatatttaaatgatgaTGAGGATGGATATGTTCGTTGGTTTGTTGGTGAGACCCCTACCTATACAACATATGCAAAAGCTTTACACCCCAATGGTAACATTGGTTGGAGAAGAATAACGAAGGAGCCGATgtctataattttaaatttgggGATTTCCAACAACTGGGCGTATATTGACTGGCAGAGTATTTACTTTCCCGTTACCTTGTCTATTGACTATGTCAGAATATATCAACCTAACGATAGCATCAGTATTACATGTGATCCAGAAGATTATCCCACTTATGATTATATACAAGATCATTTAAGTGTTTACACAGATGTAAACCTAACAAGTTGGGAGGGTGCTGGGTATACTTTCCCCAAGAATATATTGACTGGTAATTGTAACAGTTCTAAGTTTTCTCTATCATAA
- a CDS encoding uncharacterized protein (similar to Saccharomyces cerevisiae YPR159W | KRE6 | Killer toxin Resistant (paralog of YGR143W | SKN1)) encodes MTNNREKSKRILTSSSSNNEHLSQQQNIASTSNNNDASSLTQLESQNPFSDENAYDSSGSNLPPSSSDTLNNNNHNNNNLSSESLLHNQNLAFLNDSSNKNRNPNEMENSRRKHDNNKARSDNYYDKNYNNRNMIEEGEEEEEEEEEEEFAFNDRDADTHENNTYTGYYSSQLLSKSNKNLMEKAKTKKNSVMSLENTDLSFLSRYDRYPALENNDNNKHMKPSTVFTSIIHGNNNNNNNNNNSSTTSHSSFSSQSGTFNKKKNFASNHYLMSEQDFSPFGGYPTSSFPLLMEEKEDDDYLHNPDPEEEARLDRQRFYLDFKHMDRRSFGGLIGSLFLICGTVVVFIILPILTYSDAGYFQRFGFEYLNDDEDGYVRWFVGETPTCTIYAKALHPNGNIGWRRITKEPMSIILNLGISNNWAYIDWQSIYFPVTLSIDYVRIYQPNDSISITCDPEDYPTYDYIQDHLNVYTNVNLTSWEGAGYTFPKNILTGNCDSSKFSLLSS; translated from the exons aTGACCAACAATAGAGAGAAGAGTAAAAGGATTTTAACtagtagcagtagtaataatgaaCATTTGTCCCAACAACAGAATATTGCCAGCAccagtaataacaatgacgCTAGTTCATTAACTCAATTAGAGTCACAAAATCCATTTTCAGATGAAAATGCTTACGATAGCAGTGGTAGTAATTTGCCTCCCTCATCATCTGACACcctcaacaacaacaaccacaacaacaataatctTAGTAGTGAATCTTTATTACACAACCAAAATCTGGCGTTTTTGAACGATTCCAGTAACAAAAATAGGAACCCGAACGAAATGGAAAATAGCAGACGCAAGCACGATAACAATAAAGCTAGAAGTGACAATTATTAcgataaaaattataataatagaaatatgATAGAGgaaggagaagaagaagaagaagaagaggaagaagaagaatttgCATTCAATGACAGGGATGCTGATACTCACGAGAACAACACCTATACAGGATATTATTCTTCGCAACTTTTATcaaaaagtaataaaaatttgatggaaaaagcaaaaacaaaaaaaaatagtgtAATGTCTTTAGAAAACACcgatttatcttttttatcacGGTATGATAGATATCCTGCACTAGaaaacaatgataataataaacatatGAAACCATCGACTGTATTTACTAGCATTATtcatggtaataataataataataataataataataatagtagtactACCAGCCATAGTAGTTTTTCTTCTCAATCTGGTacctttaataaaaaaaaaaattttgcaaGTAATCATTACCTGATGAGTGAGCAAGATTTTTCTCCATTTGGTGGATATCCAACCAGTAGTTTCCCACTTTTAATGGAGGAAAAGgaagatgatgattatTTACACAACCCTGATCCAGAAGAGGAAGCCAGACTAGATAGACAGAGATTCTATTTGGATTTTAAACATATGGATAGAAGATCCTTTGGTGGATTGATCGGttccttatttttaatttgtggTACCGTGGTagttttcattattttaccAATACTAACCTATAGTG ATGCTGGGTATTTCCAGAGATTTGGctttgaatatttaaatgatgaTGAGGATGGATATGTTCGTTGGTTTGTTGGTGAGACCCCTACCTGCACGATATATGCAAAAGCTTTACACCCCAATGGTAACATTGGTTGGAGAAGAATAACGAAGGAGCCGATgtctataattttaaatttgggGATTTCCAACAACTGGGCGTATATTGACTGGCAGAGTATTTACTTTCCCGTTACCTTGTCTATTGACTATGTCAGAATATATCAACCTAACGATAGCATCAGTATTACATGTGATCCAGAAGATTATCCCACTTATGATTATATACAAGATCATTTGAATGTTTACACGAATGTAAACCTAACAAGTTGGGAGGGTGCTGGGTATACTTTCCCCAAGAATATATTGACTGGTAATTGTGACAGTTCTAAGTTTTCACTATTGTCTTCCTGA
- the GPH1 gene encoding glycogen phosphorylase (similar to Saccharomyces cerevisiae YPR160W | GPH1 | Glycogen PHosphorylase), whose product MSRRDSFSTLSPTSTNDLISEEPNRNPHKLIKRFTGFLPQEIVAIDNAIPLQARNIWNKNKVEKFTTVDAFEKRFIDHVETTLARSIYNCDDLAAYQATSNSVRDNLTLDLNKTQQRQTARDPKRCYYLSLEFLMGRALDNALINLNLNDDKGEPSSTDGRKLVEKGVHDLGFKLEDVLEQEPDAALGNGGLGRLAACFVDSMATGDYPCWGYGLRYQYGIFAQKIINGYQVETPDYWLNYSNPWEIERSEIQVPVSFYGYVSRSDSDSKEDDRTLRPSEWIAGERVIAVAYDMPIPGFKSNTVNNLRLWGSKPTTEFDFAKFNRGDYQNSLVEQQRAESITAVLYPNDNFEQGKELRLKQQYFWCSASLHDIIRRFKKSRRPWCEFPDQVAIQLNDTHPTLSVVELQRILVDLEHLPWGEAWDIVTKTFSYTNHTVMQEALEKWPVSLFGRLLPRHLEIIYDINWFFLQSVEKKFPHDMDLVSRVSIIEEGKDRQIRMAYLAIIGSHKVNGVAELHSELIKTTIFKDFAKIYGNDKFINVTNGITPRRWLRQANPELSSLISETLKDKGDEYLLDMSRLTKLSKYAEDKKFLKKWDDVKQKKKLQLIDLVEKLTGHKLVSDRSKIHDVLFDIQVKRIHEYKRQQMNIFGCIWRYLQIKKMLGEGKTIEEVKEIYPAKISFFGGKSAPGYYMAKLIIKLINTVADVINNDKSLDDIFKVVFIPDYNVSKAEIIIPASDLSEHISTAGTEASGTSNMKFVMNGGLLIGTVDGANVEITREIGEDNIFLFGNLSENVEELRFNHRFRKTSLPESLNEVLKSCVGDAVFGNNDEFRPLVDSIKYQGDYYLVSDDFESYLGAQKLVDEIYHNNRNVWLKKSILSVANVGFFSSDRCIQEYAETIWNIEPVKV is encoded by the coding sequence ATGTCTCGTCGTGACTCTTTTTCAACGCTTTCACCAACTTCTACAAATGATTTGATTTCTGAAGAACCAAATCGTAATCCACATAAATTGATCAAAAGATTTACTGGGTTTTTACCACAAGAAATTGTGGCCATTGACAATGCTATTCCTTTACAAGCTAGGAATATCTGGAACAAAAACAAGGTTGAAAAGTTTACCACTGTTGATGCGTTcgaaaaaagatttatcGACCATGTGGAAACTACATTAGCCAGATCCATCTACAATTGTGATGATTTAGCCGCCTACCAAGCTACATCCAACTCTGTTCGTGACAATTTGACTTTAGATTTGAACAAGACTCAACAAAGACAAACTGCCAGAGACCCAAAGagatgttattatttgtcCTTAGAATTTTTAATGGGGAGAGCATTGGATAATGCTTTGATTAActtaaatttaaatgatgaCAAGGGTGAACCTTCTTCTACAGATGGTAGAAAGTTAGTCGAAAAGGGTGTCCACGACTTGGGTTTTAAGTTGGAAGATGTGTTGGAACAAGAACCTGATGCTGCTTTAGGTAATGGTGGTTTGGGTAGATTGGCTGCTTGCTTCGTTGATAGTATGGCTACAGGTGATTATCCATGCTGGGGTTACGGTTTGCGTTATCAGTACGGTATTTTTGCTCAAAAGATTATCAATGGGTATCAAGTGGAAACCCCAGACTATTGGTTGAATTATTCCAACCCATGGGAAATTGAGAGAAGTGAAATCCAAGTCCCTGTCAGTTTCTATGGTTATGTCAGCAGAAGCGACAGCGATAGCAAGGAAGACGATAGGACTTTAAGACCTAGTGAATGGATTGCCGGCGAAAGAGTTATTGCTGTTGCTTATGATATGCCAATTCCTGGTTTCAAATCCAACACTGTCAATAACTTAAGATTGTGGGGTAGCAAGCCTACTACTGAGTTTGATTTTGCAAAATTCAATAGGGGTGACTATCAAAACAGTTTGGTTGAACAACAAAGAGCTGAGAGTATTACTGCTGTCTTGTATCCTAATGATAACTTCGAACAAGGTAAGGAATTGCGTTTgaaacaacaatatttcTGGTGTTCTGCCTCTTTACATGATATTATCCGTAGATTCAAGAAGAGTAGGAGACCTTGGTGTGAATTCCCTGACCAAGTTGCTATTCAACTAAATGATACTCATCCTACTTTATCCGTCGTTGAATTGCAAAGAATCTTGGTTGATTTGGAACATTTGCCTTGGGGTGAGGCTTGGGACATTGTTACAAAGACTTTTAGTTACACTAACCATACTGTGATGCAAGAAGCTTTGGAAAAATGGCCTGTTTCTCTTTTTGGTCGTTTGTTGCCACGTCATTTGGAAATCATCTATGATATTAATTGGTTTTTCTTGCAAAGTGTTGAAAAGAAGTTCCCACACGACATGGATTTGGTTTCTAGAGTTTCTATTATTGAAGAAGGTAAAGATCGTCAAATTAGAATGGCTTACTTAGCTATTATTGGTTCCCACAAGGTTAACGGTGTTGCCGAGTTGCATTCTGAATTGATTAAAACCACTATTTTCAAGGATTTTGCCAAGATATATGGTAATGATAAATTTATCAACGTTACTAATGGTATCACACCTAGAAGATGGTTGAGACAAGCCAATCCAGAATTGTCTTCCTTGATTAGTGAAACTTTGAAGGATAAGGGCGATGAGTACTTGTTGGATATGTCCAGATTGACTAAATTGTCCAAGTATGCTGAGGATAAGAAGTTTTTGAAGAAATGGGATGATGTtaaacaaaagaagaaattacAATTGATTGATTTGGTTGAGAAATTAACTGGCCATAAGTTGGTCAGCGATAGAAGTAAGATTCATgatgttttatttgatattcaAGTGAAGAGAATACATGAATATAAGCGTCAACAAATGAATATTTTCGGTTGTATTTGGAGATACTtgcaaattaaaaagatgTTAGGTGAAGGTAAGACTATCGAAGAAGTCAAAGAAATCTATCCAGCAAAAATTTCCTTCTTTGGTGGTAAGAGTGCTCCAGGTTATTACATGGCTAAGTTGATTATTAAGTTGATCAATACAGTTGCCGATGTCATCAACAATGACAAGAGTTTGGATGATATTTTCAAGGTTGTTTTCATCCCTGATTACAATGTTTCAAAAGCCGAAATTATTATTCCTGCTAGTGATTTGAGTGAACATATTTCTACAGCTGGTACTGAAGCCAGTGGTACTTCCAACATGAAGTTTGTTATGAACGGTGGGTTGTTGATTGGTACTGTTGATGGTGCCAACGTAGAAATTACCAGAGAAATTGGCGAagataatatctttttgtttGGTAATTTGAGTGAAAATGTCGAAGAATTGAGATTCAACCACAGATTTAGAAAGACTTCTTTGCCAGAAAGTTTGAATGAGGTTTTGAAAAGCTGTGTTGGCGATGCTGTCTTtggtaataatgatgaGTTCAGACCTTTGGTCGATAGCATTAAATACCAAGGTGACTACTATTTGGTCAGTGACGATTTTGAATCTTATTTGGGTGCCCAGAAGTTGGTTGATGAAATTTaccataataatagaaatgTGTGGTTGAAGAAGAGTATCTTGAGTGTTGCTAATGTCGGGTTTTTCAGTAGTGACCGTTGTATCCAAGAATACGCGGAAACTATTTGGAATATTGAACCTGTCAAggtttga
- the MCM6 gene encoding MCM DNA helicase complex subunit MCM6 (similar to Saccharomyces cerevisiae YGL201C | MCM6 | MiniChromosome Maintenance), which produces MSGNNNNNNDNPVSSPPPSLLHDNNTNYQENSILSSEPSHFPSSSQNIGINTALGSGDNGTPLSSQGLNYSNNNQQYYDFRSTNSDGISSTNNNNGSGSSGNNNNINNRGGTNSGEDEESYPLEGTRRRTTDAIRKVVDVTAEKVGESFENFLSNFNIDGDKPYLDQIRFMKAYNSSTIHIDYTHLMTIENGALALAILEQYYRFLPFLLRSLKRVVRRIAPDFLTLNNNNVSNNIHGTDENDSALVRGSNSSTNGSSDLAEGNGERVFQISFLNLPATYRIRDIRADKIGSLMSIVGTVTRTSEVRPELYKASFTCEFCHAIIDNVEQNFKYTEPSFCQNPTCENQSFWKLNVNRSNFIDWQKVRIQENANEIPSGSMPRSIDVILRGDCVERAKPGDKCKFTGTEIVVPDVSQLNLPGVKPLGSRSRDGMSTSSEGLNSGVGGLKILGVRDLTYKLTFLASHVLSLGMANTSANGEDNGGDEDLQQFLNAINYGDAVGGDSNSETKEQELYLSSLSPEEINELKEMVKNENIYYDLVKSIAPAVFGHEPVKKGILLQLLSGVHKTTVEGIKLRGDINICIVGDPSTSKSQFLKYVVGFAPRAVYTSGKASSAAGLTAAVVRDEEAGDFTIEAGALMLADNGICCIDEFDKMDISDQVAIHEAMEQQTISIAKAGIHATLNARTSILAAANPVGGRYNRKLSLRGNLNMTAPIMSRFDLFFVILDDCNEKIDTELASHIVDLHMKRDAAINSPYSASQVSRYIKYAHTFKPILNKEARDFLVKKYKDLRQDDSSNFGGRSSYRITVRQLESMIRLSEAIARANCVEEITPEFVSEAYDLLSQSIIRVDMEDVEVDEDDNSSDTDDDDNDSNNNNKKSTPSGDDGRGSSRQPTTITYDKYVEMMNLIVRKIAHQNSVNGPELTANQIIDWYLSVKEDQINSEREYWEERKLAFKVLKRLVKDRILMAIRGTKDNLDDDFGSGDATNEDSNTGSKKDKVDETKIVYVIHPNCAILEEIS; this is translated from the coding sequence ATGTCGGggaataacaataataataatgataaccCAGTCTCTTCACCACCACCTTCTCTACTTCATGATAACAATACAAATTATCAAgaaaattcaattttatcaagTGAACCATCACATTTCCCATCTTCTTCTCAGAATATAGGAATAAACACTGCACTTGGATCTGGTGATAATGGTACACCATTGTCTTCACAGGGACttaattattcaaataataaccaacaatattatgATTTTAGAAGCACTAATAGCGATGGTATTTCTTCCACgaacaataacaatggaAGTGGAAGCAGtggaaataataacaacattaATAACAGGGGTGGCACGAATAGTGGTGAAGACGAAGAAAGCTATCCACTAGAAGGTACACGTCGTAGAACCACCGATGCAATCAGAAAAGTTGTTGATGTTACAGCAGAAAAGGTTGGTGAGtcatttgaaaattttttaagtaattttaatattgatgGCGATAAGCCTTACCTGGATCAGATTAGATTTATGAAGGCTTATAATTCAAGTACTATTCATATTGATTACACACATTTGATGACTATTGAAAATGGTGCTTTGGCTTTAGCTATCTTGGAGCAATATTATAGATTTCTGCCCTTTTTACTGAGAAGTTTAAAAAGAGTTGTCAGGAGGATAGCACCTGATTTTCTAACTcttaacaacaataatgtGAGCAACAATATCCACGGTACAGATGAAAATGACAGTGCCTTGGTAAGAGGGTCTAATTCTTCGACGAATGGTTCTTCTGACCTAGCTGAAGGCAATGGAGAGCGTGTTTTCCAGATCAGTTTTCTTAACTTACCGGCTACCTATAGAATCAGAGACATACGTGCCGATAAAATAGGTTCTTTAATGAGTATTGTTGGTACGGTTACAAGAACGAGTGAAGTTAGGCCTGAATTGTATAAAGCCAGCTTTACGTGTGAATTTTGCCATGCAATTATTGATAATGTGGAACAAAATTTCAAATACACTGAACCCTCATTTTGCCAAAACCCGACTTGTGAAAATCAAAGTTTTTGGAAATTAAATGTTAACAGAAGCAACTTTATCGATTGGCAAAAAGTTAGGATTCAAGAAAATGCTAATGAAATCCCAAGTGGCAGTATGCCACGTTCCATTGATGTTATCTTAAGGGGAGATTGTGTAGAAAGGGCAAAACCAGGCGATAAATGTAAATTTACCGGTACTGAGATAGTTGTACCTGATGTGAGCCAGTTAAATTTGCCGGGAGTGAAACCACTGGGATCTAGATCCCGTGATGGTATGAGTACCAGTAGCGAGGGTTTAAATAGTGGTGTTGGTGGGTTAAAGATTCTTGGTGTGAGAGATTTAACTTATAAATTGACTTTTTTAGCGTCTCATGTTTTATCTCTAGGTATGGCCAACACCTCAGCAAATGGCGAGGATAATGGAGGCGATGAAGATTTacaacaatttttaaatgctATCAATTACGGCGACGCTGTTGGCGGTGATAGTAATAGTGAAACTAAGGAGCAAGAGTTGTATCTAAGCAGTTTATCTCCAGAGGAGATCAATGAATTGAAGGAGATggtgaaaaatgaaaacattTATTATGATTTAGTTAAATCTATTGCGCCGGCTGTTTTTGGACATGAACCGGTGAAGAAGGGGattttattacaattatTAAGCGGTGTACATAAAACTACTGTTGAAGGAATTAAATTAAGAGGCGATATCAATATTTGTATTGTTGGTGACCCATCGACTTCAAAATCgcagtttttaaaatacgTTGTTGGGTTTGCACCTCGTGCCGTTTATACCAGTGGTAAAGCTTCTTCTGCTGCAGGGTTGACTGCGGCAGTTGTTAGAGATGAAGAAGCCGGTGATTTTACGATTGAAGCAGGCGCATTGATGTTAGCAGATAATGGGATTTGTTGCATTGACGAGTTTGATAAGATGGATATTAGCGACCAGGTTGCTATTCACGAGGCCATGGAACAACAAACCATATCAATAGCTAAAGCTGGTATCCATGCCACTTTAAATGCAAGGACTTCTATTTTGGCGGCAGCCAATCCTGTGGGGGGTCGCTACAATAGAAAGTTAAGTTTGCGAGGCAATTTAAACATGACTGCACCCATTATGTCTAGGTTTGatctattttttgtaatctTAGACGACTGCAATGAAAAAATCGACACCGAATTAGCTTCACACATTGTGGACTTGCATATGAAGAGGGATGCTGCAATTAATTCACCCTACTCTGCAAGCCAAGTTTCAAGATATATCAAATATGCCCACACTTTTAAAcctattttaaataaagagGCGAGAGATTTTCTGGTTAAAAAGTATAAAGATTTGAGGCAGGATGATTCGTCAAACTTTGGTGGTAGAAGTAGTTACAGAATAACCGTTAGACAGCTGGAGAGTATGATTAGATTGAGTGAAGCCATTGCAAGAGCCAATTGTGTTGAAGAGATTACGCCTGAATTTGTTTCTGAAGCCTACGATTTATTAAGCCAAAGTATTATTCGTGTAGATATGGAAGATGTTGAAGTAGATGAGGATGATAATAGCAGTGAtactgatgatgatgataacgacagcaataataataacaaaaagagTACGCCAAGTGGCGACGATGGGAGGGGCAGCAGCAGGCaaccaacaacaattacGTACGATAAGTACGTTGAAATGATGAATTTGATTGTGCGTAAGATTGCACACCAGAACAGTGTGAACGGACCTGAACTAACAGCAAACCAGATTATTGATTGGTATTTAAGTGTCAAAGAAGATCAAATAAACAGTGAGCGTGAATATTGGGAAGAACGTAAATTGGCCTTTAAAGTTTTGAAGAGATTGGTAAAAGACAGAATTTTGATGGCTATAAGAGGTACCAAAGACAATTTGGATGATGACTTTGGTAGCGGTGATGCAACAAATGAGGATAGCAATACGGGAAgcaaaaaagataaagttgatgaaacaaaaatagtTTACGTAATTCATCCTAATTGTGCTATTTTGGAAGAGATTAGCTAG